Proteins found in one Zea mays cultivar B73 chromosome 1, Zm-B73-REFERENCE-NAM-5.0, whole genome shotgun sequence genomic segment:
- the LOC103643388 gene encoding apomucin, giving the protein MDAPAMFARKQVPDDFGLRNIGEAEDEGAGAQAQAQLHRDEKQHKPAVLKKVKEKVKKIKNTLAGHGHGHDGEHGGGERMGDADAGSDSSEEAEEDAAEREAALEKGGYMEDVEDKPLVMEPEPNPELHGAPMYESARAPAVQDLIAEYDQPAWTPAVQEVEGDGSAPRVRLGDIGGPVVEDPAAPRSTTPTAREGEDIGTTPVVRQFETMSLSDDPTHVGAGKKGAKAEEWKDKAADTVRGADGGGGGGASYTDTLKNAAAGTTEYGKKLASTVYEKVAGVTTAVGVGKRGDERTEATPASNTRTEERGAAPEATDATRGAGYTDKIKSAAAGTTGYGRQLASTVYEKVAGVGTAVAPNLRPQEGSAKAEGAHSEATPVSDTGVEEWKGAPAATDAANGASGPAGYTHKVKSAAAGTTEYGKQLASTVYEKVAGVGTAVAGKVQQATQSPSTATPGADAQQDTDAAATATPGAGGQSKGTTVTGYIAEKLRPGDEDRALSEAISGAVQRRKEDVGGTVAQRVPAPGQVVTKAREAVASLTGGKRVSETVQPTTATGKDVKEVYAAEAPVIHGEEIGGPKLNTNTM; this is encoded by the exons ATGGACGCTCCGGCCATGTTCGCGCGCAAGCAAGTCCCCGATGACTTCGGCCTCCGGAACATCGGCGAAG CTGAGGACGAAGGAGCCGGGGCCCAGGCCCAGGCCCAGCTGCACCGCGACGAGAAGCAGCACAAGCCGGCCGTGCTGAAGAAGGTGAAGGAGAAGGTGAAGAAGATCAAGAACACCCTCgccggccacggccacggccacgacGGTGAGCACGGCGGCGGCGAGCGCATGGGAGACGCGGACGCCGGCAGCGACAGCAGCGAGGAGGCGGAGGAGGACGCGGCGGAGAGGGAGGCCGCGCTGGAGAAGGGCGGCTACATGGAAGATGTCGAGGACAAGCCCCTCGTCATGGAGCCGGAGCCCAACCCCGAGCTGCACGGCGCGCCGA TGTACGAGTCGGCGAGGGCACCCGCCGTGCAGGACCTCATCGCCGAGTACGATCAGCCGGCGTGGACACCGGCGGTgcaggaggtggagggcgacggctCCGCACCTAGGGTGCGGCTCGGTGATATCGGCGGCCCCGTCGTCGAGGATCCAGCCGCGCCGCGCTCCACGACGCCCACCGCGCGAG AGGGTGAGGACATAGGTACGACGCCCGTGGTGCGGCAGTTTGAGACCATGAGCTTATCCGACGACCCGACGCACGTGGGCGCGGGCAAGAAAGGCGCCAAAGCAGAGGAGTGGAAAGACAAGGCCGCGGACACGGTGCGCGGTGCGgacggtggcggtggcggtggcgctaGCTACACGGACACTCTCAAGAACGCGGCTGCCGGCACCACGGAGTACGGCAAGAAGCTAGCGAGCACGGTGTATGAGAAGGTTGCCGGCGTCACCACGGCTGTGGGCGTGGGGAAGCGCGGCGACGAACGCACGGAGGCAACGCCGGCGTCGAACACCCGCACGGAGGAGCGCGGAGCGGCCCCCGAGGCCACGGATGCGACGAGAGGCGCAGGGTACACCGACAAGATCAAGTCGGCGGCCGCGGGCACCACTGGGTACGGCAGGCAGCTGGCGTCCACCGTCTACGAGAAGGTCGCCGGTGTCGGCACTGCCGTCGCGCCCAACCTCCGTCCGCAGGAGGGCTCGGCCAAGGCGGAAGGCGCACACAGCGAGGCGACGCCGGTATCGGACACCGGCGTTGAGGAGTGGAAAGGCGCCCCGGCTGCCACGGACGCGGCCAACGGCGCGTCGGGGCCGGCGGGCTATACTCACAAGGTCAAGTCCGCGGCTGCGGGCACCACGGAGTACGGCAAGCAGCTGGCGAGCACAGTGTACGAGAAGGTCGCCGGCGTCGGCACCGCCGTGGCGGGCAAGGTGCAGCAGGCCACACAGTCGCCCAGCACGGCGACGCCGGGAGCCGACGCGCAGCAGGACACGGACGCCGCCGCGACGGCCACCCCCGGCGCCGGCGGGCAGTCCAAAGGAACGACCGTCACGGGGTACATCGCCGAGAAGCTCCGTCCGGGCGACGAGGACCGCGCGCTCAGCGAGGCGATCTCCGGCGCCGTGCAGCGCCGCAAGGAGGACGTCGGGGGCACGGTAGCGCAGCGCGTGCCGGCGCCAGGCCAGGTGGTGACCAAAGCGCGCGAGGCCGTCGCGTCGCTCACCGGCGGGAAGCGGGTCTCGGAGACCGTGCAACCCACCACAGCAACAG GGAAAGATGTGAAGGAAGTCTATGCGGCGGAGGCGCCTGTGATCCATGGGGAGGAGATCGGCGGCCCGAAGCTGAACACCAATACCATGTGA
- the LOC103643389 gene encoding interaptin, with protein sequence MFKSRWRGGGRAKATFKLQFHATQVPVQGWEAMMVVVTPQDAGRPTARSEPAEVTDGACRWAAPIMDATRLPAGKDKIYQFLVYETGSSKAALLGEATVNLADYADALKPSAVTLPLKGSPGTLLHVTIQRVVGGAGGYGDDASESGDASPVAKTPQRRTTLQNQLSRFEDEDGEKARAATDAMSPVQDGLLITKPPGMRFPSRRNVPMSVDPVGHLHNGSSFDAVSVSGSDASSGRYTPKISATMHNSYLQDSSNALSPFANNGTVRNPLTSSGDWSGSSAPDASTDGSTSNSGEAGLRGEDDDVEKLRSEIATLTRKLDVSDMELQTLRKQIVKESRRGQDLSKEMSSLREERDALRREYEGLRGAKKMIHDSNGSGKRLSDGYDPWSQVEELKQDLNHEKNLNADLRLQLQKMQESNSELLLAVKDLDEMLEQKNRDISILQEDTQEDPQEAEYEHALSNVHNSGRKIALSETSSYQEKEDELMLDALAKKRDDISTSELEKKILELSNEIELYKKDREDIEMQMEQLALDYEILKQENHDISSRLEQTQLREQLRMQYECSAHLAIISDLEANVESLDNELQTQAKKFEADIAEIMSAKVEQEQRAIKAEDSLRKIRWNNATTAERLQEEFKVLSSQVSSAFSANEQQLVQARKEVAELQLQKSQLEELLQKAQGDLGSVQDQHRVKVQQLITLVDFKSKEIDRLLMELKSKSDEFHNQKRCDEAKLNALSEEIDLLNSKIDKLSSERNELFEKNEQKEKELAGISEKDMQLQDKTAEITSLNKELVFLKDQVKMHLDELHSLKRLKNEREETIGKLQIDIGSLKLQCDNLKTSLSKKESEKDSLASQVLKLRRSLETRDRAKANGQISDVKDNQHANNKRTKHNTGSTGSIAALPGTNRQGEDGDCNGPDMRNTTDQSAKELASMKERNRAIEEELKELHERYSEISLRFAEVEGERQQLVMTVRSLKNSLR encoded by the exons ATGTTCAAGTCGCGGTGGCGCGGCGGCGGCAGGGCCAAGGCCACGTTCAAGCTGCAGTTCCACGCCACGCAG GTGCCCGTGCAGGGATGGGAGGCAATGATGGTGGTGGTGACGCCGCAGGACGCAGGCCGGCCGACGGCGCGGTCGGAGCCCGCGGAGGTCACCGATGGCGCGTGCCGCTGGGCGGCCCCTATCATGGATGCCACCAGGCTCCCCGCCGGCAAGGACAAGATCTACCAGTTCCTCGTCTATGAGACC GGGTCGAGCAAGGCGGCGTTGCTGGGGGAGGCCACGGTGAACCTGGCGGACTACGCCGACGCGTTGAAGCCGTCGGCGGTGACGCTCCCGCTCAAGGGCAGCCCCGGCACGCTGCTGCAC GTGACCATCCAGCGGGTGGTGGGTGGCGCCGGTGGGTACGGAGACGACGCGAG TGAGAGCGGCGACGCCTCGCCGGTGGCAAAGACGCCACAGAGAAGAACGACACTGCAGAACCAGCTGAGCCGGTTTGAGGACGAGGACGGCGAGAAGGCTAGAGCGGCCACGGATGCGATGAGTCCTGTGCAA GATGGATTGTTGATAACAAAACCTCCAGGCATGAGGTTTCCATCAAGAAGAAATGTGCCTATGTCTGTTGACCCAGTGGGCCATCTCCACAATGGCAGCAGTTTCGATGCTGTCTCGGTGTCAGGTTCAGATGCAAGTTCTGGGAGATATACCCCCAAAATTAGTGCGACCATGCACAACTCATATCTTCAGGATAGTAGCAATGCTCTCTCACCATTTGCCAACAATGGCACTGTGAGGAACCCATTGACCAGTTCGGGTGACTGGTCAGGAAGCTCAGCTCCTGATGCTAGTACAGATGGGTCAACGAGCAATTCTGGTGAGGCAGGGTTAAGAGGGGAGGATGACGACGTGGAGAAGCTAAGAAGTGAAATAGCCACTTTAACCAGGAAATTGGATGTCTCAGATATGGAGTTGCAGACTCTCCGAAAGCAAATTGTGAAGGAGAGTCGGCGTGGGCAAGATCTCTCCAAGGAGATGAGTAGCCTCAGGGAGGAGAGGGATGCACTCAGAAGAGAATATGAAGGACTGAGAGGGGCAAAGAAGATGATCCATGATTCAAATGGCTCAGGGAAACGGCTCTCAGATGGGTATGACCCATGGTCACAGGTTGAAGAACTGAAGCAAGATCTGAATCATGAGAAGAATCTAAATGCAGATCTTCGTCTACAACTGCAAAAGATGCAGGAATCTAACTCTGAGCTGCTTCTGGCTGTGAAAGATCTTGATGAGATGTTGGAGCAAAAGAACAGAGACATTTCCATTTTGCAAGAGGATACACAAGAGGATCCACAGGAGGCAGAATATGAGCATGCACTGTCAAATGTGCATAATTCTGGACGCAAAATTGCCTTATCTGAAACGAGTTCATACCAAGAGAAGGAAGATGAGCTTATGCTGGATGCACTGGCAAAGAAGCGTGATGACATCTCTACCTCTGAGCTTGAaaagaaaatccttgagctgagcaATGAAATCGAGTTGTACAAGAAAGATCGTGAGGATATTGAGATGCAAATGGAGCAACTTGCACTTGATTATGagattctaaagcaagagaaccaTGACATATCTTCGAGGCTGGAGCAAACACAACTGAGGGAGCAGCTAAGGATGCAATATGAGTGTTCAGCTCATTTGGCTATTATAAGTGATCTTGAGGCCAATGTGGAGAGCTTGGATAATGAACTCCAGACACAGGCTAAAAAGTTTGAGGCCGACATAGCAGAAATAATGAGTGCAAAGGTGGAACAAGAGCAACGGGCCATTAAGGCTGAGGATTCTCTGAGGAAGATAAGATGGAATAATGCAACTACCGCAGAACGACTTCAGGAGGAATTCAAGGTGTTGTCTTCACAAGTATCTTCTGCTTTCAGTGCAAACGAACAACAGCTTGTGCAAGCAAGAAAAGAGGTTGCGGAGCTGCAGCTGCAGAAGAGCCAGTTAGAAGAGTTACTTCAGAAGGCCCAAGGAGATCTTGGATCAGTTCAGGATCAGCACCGGGTGAAGGTCCAGCAGTTAATAACCCTAGTGGATTTCAAGTCAAAGGAGATAGACAGGCTACTGATGGAGCTCAAAAGCAAGAGTGATGAGTTCCATAACCAAAAAAGATGTGATGAGGCAAAGCTGAATGCTCTGTCAGAAGAAATCGACCTACTCAATTCCAAGATCGACAAGCTATCCAGTGAGAGAAATGAGCTATTCGAAAAGAATGAGCAGAAAGAAAAGGAATTAGCTGGAATTAGCGAAAAGGACATGCAATTGCAAGACAAAACTGCTGAGATTACTTCACTAAATAAAGAGCTTGTATTCCTCAAGGACCAAGTGAAGATGCATTTGGACGAACTGCACAGTTTAAAACGTTTGAAGAACGAGAGGGAGGAAACAATTGGAAAACTGCAAATAGATATTGGGTCACTGAAACTCCAGTGCGACAACTTGAAAACTTCGCTGTCCAAGAAAGAGTCTGAGAAAGACAGCCTTGCCTCTCAGGTTCTGAAGCTGAGAAGATCCCTTGAAACCCGGGACAGGGCGAAGGCAAATGGTCAAATTTCAGATGTGAAG GACAATCAGCATGCTAATAACAAGCGCACCAAGCACAATACCGGCTCCACTGGGAGCATTGCTGCACTGCCAGGCACCAACAGACAGGGCGAAGACGGTGACTGCAATGGTCCTGACATGAG GAACACCACTGACCAGTCAGCGAAGGAGCTGGCCTCAATGAAGGAGAGGAACAGGGCCATCGAGGAGGAGCTGAAGGAGCTGCACGAACGGTACTCGGAGATCAGCCTGAGGTtcgcggaggtggaaggcgagcgGCAGCAGCTCGTGATGACCGTTCGGTCGCTGAAGAACTCCTTGCGGTGA